TGGAATAAGGCCCAGCTAGAACTTTAATGTCGCATTAATGTAGAAAGTTTACTGCGTTTGCGAAGGTATTTTGCGGGATTCTAATACGGGCAGTTCTACTTCTTCTCATATCTTTTTTTCAGTATAGCCCATTTCTCCTCTGCCCACATTACACAGCTGGCGTCTTACACTTGTTTATTTCCCTCTCGTCATCTTCTGATTTAATCAATACACattcttgtattttctttttctctttctccctAATGCGGTCACTATAGCAAGGACACTATATAGTGTTCTAGGCGCAAGCTTGAAAGCAAACACGACGCCTGGTACCACGTGTCAGAGACCGCGTGATGGGGCTGAAACAAGAGCTGCCTGGATCGAATTACGCTTTCTCAATGATTTCACTAATCGTGTCGCGTATGTGCCGTTCCACACACCCGAGAAGAATTGTTTTGCAGTAGACTGCAGGAAGCCGTGCACACAATCTGGGGAAGCTGTTTGAGTTTGTAAAATTTCTATAGACGTATCGGCGAGTCCGTTGCATGAGAATTTATACACGCGGAAATTAGAGCCGGTACATAACGTAAAGATTCATTTCGCTCGATTGAATTCCTTTCTCAACACGAACTCTTCACGATCAGCCGATCCCGATGATCACGTGGGCGGAAGCGCCGCTCGAACAGCTGACGAAAAGCGAAAAAGAATAGCATTGGAATGGAATTGTCACGTTATCCCGACTATTGTGCACCGAAAAAGAAAATGAGGGGTGGGGTGGAGGTGTAGGCGCTATTGATCTCAGCCACTTGAGCCAAAGCAAAACTGTTAAacgtgttagaaaaaaaaaagcaaatatttgGGGCGAATCTGATGTCACATTTGGTTTCACTTTATAACAACGACGTTTTCTCGATGGCAGTCGTTTAGGCGGCATTGCCTATACATGCTTGCAGAAGGTCGCAGCGAATGCAGGTAATCACCTCAAAATACCCTGATGTCGTTTGTGTATATCAGGAAAGATGAATGAAGTGGTTGAAAATAGCGCAGACATGACGACGGAATGGAATCAACGTTGGGCACACAACATATTTTGGCTAAACGAATAACTGTTATCAGTTGACACAGACAAAACGGTCGTGTTACCCAAATACCTCCGTGGTATAGAGAACACTGCTCTGCGTATCGCTTAAGTTACTGGCCATAACGCTCTTGATCATACGCGGTGTAAAACCGCTTGAGGGAGCTGTTTTCGCCGGCGCTGGTAAGAATTTTTAATGGGAAAACCCCCAGAGGCACAGGGGCCTGTGCGTGATCACAgcttcgccacattgtgttacGTCCGAGATGGTAAGGAGCACGTTGACCTGGGAACCCCTGCGGCAGATAGTATGTCAAATAATGACAGTTTGCAGATTAGGAGCCCGTGATACACCAGGTTAAAAGCTTCGGTGAGATCACAGCAGATAAAGATACCTGCGGCACTCCTCGCGAAGCATAAGGGAAAGTGAGAACCCACGCGGGTGTGTAAGCTGTGGCGTTTGAACCGCTAACAGCAAGGTTTTGGGCAAAGCGATTAGGGTCAGCTTGGAAGGTATACGCTGACGCGAGAGACTGACATATCTTTTCCGATCTGTAGATTTAAAAACTGGACATACCCGAGCTGTCTTCCAAGTAGCCGAATATCTGAAGGATGGGACATGATATTTGAATACATAAGCGAGAGAAGTTATATATAAAACGTCCAAGGTGTCAATGCTGAGATAATTTCAGATGTCCCAGATCAGATATGATTTTAAGCGCTAAACAAGCGTCGTCCTACACAGAGCAGTTGACATGGCAGAAATACAAGTAGGGGAGAGTCATCGACgtattttaataaataaataaataaataaataaataaataaataaataaataaataaataaataaataccgatGAAAAGCTCGAAGAAAGCACGAGCAAATACACCATATACTGCTTCGTTTCCACTCTGCCCAGGCCGACCGACTTCCCTAGGCCAAACGATGACTGAAAATTTCCGCATTTCGGAGAACCGAGCTTTGCGTGGTCCGCCCGTGAGAACTTCCGATCGTCGACCGTCGGCCCAGAATCCATCAAAGAACTCGGGAACTGCGTGAGGCCAACGATCAAGGACACCGCCTAATCGGTCACATCGTTTAAAAGGAGACATAGGCACCCAGCGTCAGCCGCATGCCTGGCTTCGGTTCTGCAAGAAACCGTTCCGTCCAGGAACGCCTCTCTCAGCGCAGCGCACGCCGCGTGAAGAGAGCCCCGGAAAATAGTAGTTTCTTCGTTGCCGCTGCCGCATTTCGTCCTCCCACGCCGTTGAAAGCGTGGCATTTCGGTGCGTGAACAGTTTAGTTGTGGTTCGCCCGACACTGAACAGGAATAGTCCGCGTCCCCTGCGCGCCTAATCCTCGGTAATGCGCCGAGAAGCAGCGACGGCGCCGTGGCGGGTCGTCTGGAGGAtaagcggaaagaaaaaaaagggtggTGCGGCACGTTTCTTGCAGGCTTTATGTTAGTGCTCGTAGAGCACACGTGTTTGAATGTTTGCTGTCGTTCGGGGGCTCAGGTTCAATGTTGCTCATCTTCCGTGAGACGGGTCCCTACCATTGACCTCCGCTATAATTGCCTCTATAGTAGGATTACAActtaaagaaacagcagttggcaaccaaggcacacggaccgcgcggagtTGTGCCCACACTAGCGGCAAAaacgcgcgcggcaagattcacgaaaagcggcagcaacgcgcggcaaacgcgcgaatgggtgcgagacccatttttcgcggccgCCGCAAAACGACCACCAataatggtacgtccacactagcgacaaaaacgcgcgcgacacgccgcacgcggcaagcgcccgcgcgacCGACGCGCGCGGGCAAGTCCACACTGAGTCTCGTTTTACGGAACGCGGCAACGGCGCGTGGAGTCACGCgctgtctcgttccattcgatacttctcgtgacaacgcgctctccgttctgccgaTTTCGtgttccatcggaagtgtctctGTGTTTTCTTGCGCCACTGCCGACCACGCTCAGGCATGttggatacggacgaggagctactggtgactgtgaacactataatactgaTTTGTGCtgtacttgtgcgacgccgacgtgccagaaagCGGACGAGAAGGTTTCGGGGGCGCCCCATAtggcggtacagggacactgagggccaggcgcataCTCTGCTTCCCCGCCTGCGCGCGAGAGACGAAGGATACTTCAGAGAGTAAGTGGGATCGATAACTACTTCTTCGATTAAGCGCGCGCCACCTGCAGATCGTAGAGTCTCACAAATTATTGTGCCGTTTCTTGTAGGTACCTGCGAATGCCGCCGAGTGTCTTCGACACCTTGCTCGGTCTCGTGCGGCCCCTGATTGAGCGGCAGGCGACACCGCTCCGGGATCCCATTTCTGCTCACGATCGACTAGCAATGACGATACGGTAAGATTTATTTCAACCCTATTTCTTTCTGTAACGCAGGAATACCGAATGTCTGTGCTACACTTGTACCGACGCCGAAATGGAATCTTATTTACGCGCGCTTAGCGCACAGCCCGTGGTTTCAGTGCGAGATCAACGCACCGAAATGCCTCTGTCCCGTGCATTGGTGCACCACGCTCAAGAACCGTAGACGACcaaaaatgccccccccccctccccagcttccgcacgcacgcacacgcttaCTTATGGCGTGCCACATTATCAGTTCGTTGTTCTCGCACGTCAAGCCCGAGTTTATCTTTATTCAGTATTTTCGGTTGTGCAAAAATGAACAGGCCAGTCAGCAATTATTTACTTCACTGTTTATGTTATTATTGAAATTATAATTGCATGGTTAGTGTGGAATACCCAGATAATGTATTGTAGAGCACAGTGGTGAGTGTTAATTTCAAAATAAAGGTTCATATTAATTTTTTACAGGTTCCTTGCGAACGGAGACACCTTCAGGAGCTTATCGTACAATTTTCTAACAGGGAGGTCAACGGCATGTGAAATTGTCAAACAAACAACTTCCGCCCTTTGGGACGTTCTTCAGTCAACGTATTTAAGGTTTCCGGCAACTTCCCAGGAGTGGCTAAAGGTAAGCAGAGAAGCTGTGTAACTTATGTTGTCTGAAATCTGAGTAAACAAGGTATAGCAGTGCTTTCTAAGGATACCGTGCAATAGTTCAATATGACATTGTTCTGTATCACGAGTTTGTAATGGTCGAGTACGTAATATGGGTGATAGGTTTGCCTTTGCTGTTTTCAGATCGCTGCAGACATGGAAGAATTTTGGCACTTACCCAATTGCATAGGAAGCATCGACGGTAAACATGTGCACATCCAATTCCCAGACAACTCAGCATCGATGAATTTAAATTATAAGAAAACATTCAGTGTGGTCCTCCTAGCTGTGTGTGATTCACATTACAAGTAAGTCAATTCTTTCAATGCTTGGAACTTTACTGTGTTGAATTCCTCAGCTTGCACTCAAGAGGTCTCATGTCACCACAGCAAGCTCAACTGTCAGTGTGCTTTAATTTGCAGCAAAAGCCTTTGCAAACTTTGTGTTTATTATAAACTTAGAATAACAAATTCAGTACCCAATTTCGTAGACAACTGCAAAATAAATAGAGAATGTACAGGGGTGTATTCTTTATCGTACTAATGTGTGTCTACTTCTAGGTTCACCTATGTAGACATTGGCCATTACGGCGGTGAAGGTGACAGCGGGATCTTTCAACGATCACCTCCACTGGAAGTGCTGGAAAAGGGTTTGCTGGGCATTCCTCAGCCTAGGAGCATTGGCTCAATAGGTCCGATTCCATACCACATAGTTGGCGATGAAGCTTTTCCGCTGACGCCATTCATGATGAGGCCTTATCCAAGACGAGGTCAGTTGGAAGTTATTTCCACTTGATATCTCTGCCTTTAACACACTCTTTATGCTGTTTTTCAAGTAAAGTATGGTGTTGTGATCCTTTTATAATGTTCATTAAAGCTACATTGAACTCTGCATTTAAATTGCAACCCTTTTAGTTAACATAAATCAGTGAGATATAAGTCTGCACGATAGATAACACTGGTTTAGCCACTTAGCACATATAGTAAAATGAAGAATTGCTTGAGGTGTACTGTTTTCCTTTTTCTCAGAGCTGCAGAAGTTCAGGAATGACCCAGCTCAGCGGAAAGAGTACCTGAAAAGGGCAACATTCAACTATCGCTTGAGCCGAGCAAGACGGTTGATTGAAAATGCTTTTGGAATCATGTCAAGCAGATGGAGAATTTTGCGGCGACCATTTCGGGCATCGGAGGAAACGACACAAAATATTGTGAAGTCATGTGTTGTATTGCATAACTTCCTGCTGAGTTCGCCGCAATCGAGATCTGCATACAGCCCACCGGGTTTCACTGATCATGAGGACTGGGAAGGAAACATCGTAGAAGGATCCTGGAGAGCTGGCAGTGACAGTCTGCCGGGCATGGGGGACCTCATCACTATGTCTGGATATCATTCAACAAGGTAAACTATCTCGCAAGTGAAAGCATGCACAATCAGGATTCCCTTGTTTGGCCACTGATGGtgctgcattttgttgcttttGCAGGACAGCTATGGATGTGCGCAACCACTTGGCAACCTACTTTATGAATGAAGGACGGGTGCCATGGCAGGAGAGGATAGTGACCCGCGCGGGAATACAGGTAATGATGCAGTTTTTCAATCATTTGCTCAAAACATATGTTGCAGGTGCATAAATTCACAATAATGCTGCACAAATTGGAGAGCATTCTTTATTGCCGGATTGTAGCACAGTATTCATTTGGGCAGCTCCATTTCGGCCTCAAAATAAGCGAATGAATCTTAAACAGATTTCGCAGCTTTGTGGCCATCCAATTGGCCGCCTCCTGGAATTCGTCTGGTGGGCTTTGGGCCCTCGGTACTGCAAGCTTCCTTGCACTCTCAATTCTGCTTAGTGTGCTGCTGCAGCTACCCAGTGCTTCTTGCACGGCTTCTTCGAATGTgtcattttttgttcttttactgTAATGACAATGCCGCAGTTTTCATGGGCAGTTACACTCACAAAAAATGTTTTGCAGGAAAAATGAACAGCAGAGCTACCGAGACTGTTGGTGTCGAGGAAAGTCGCACTTGGGAAGGCTGTGCTGGCGGCTGGGCTCTGTTAGTGCCACTGTTGGACCTTGGTGACGCACGAAAAGAAAGATATCATCTGTTAAGAGAGATACAATGTAACATTCCTTGAGACAAGCTCACCTGGAAGATGCTGCAGCCTCAGTCAGGGTTGGACTGTGCAAGCTGAAATACATAGAGAACATGTTTCGATGAGACAACAGGATGTGAAACATCCAGTATCTGGTGCACAACATTTTACTGCCAGCAAGACAATTTATGCAATACATCATTATCcgtctttataagtaatgaactATTTCATTTAGCAAGTGTGTTTCATGCATGTGTGTTATATGATTGATCATTCATAATAAATTCACAAGTACCCACCCACAGCTCTCTTCGTCATCTGAATTGCACATAGGTGTTCTCCCAGAGCATCTGCATTGACATCAACAAATAATAAACAGAAGTACGTAGACGTGATACATGGTAGTGCTAACAAAATGTGACAAAGCATACATTTCATCCAGCACTTCTTCAGCAGGCGATGGGCTGGGCCAACTGCATATAAGATTTATCTATGTTGCATGAATATTTGTCAGAGTACCACATGCAAGTCCCAGTACgtaaacagaaagaaacaaaataccaATCGCCTGCAGCACTGCTGGTTGACAGTGCCTCTTCGGCCTGCTGCAGGTGTCTGTGAGGGCAGGAATCATTGTGTAAACACCTAATTTAAGCATTCAAGAACATAGTTAAATATAGGATTAGCACCTACCCATCTTGTGGCAGTGGGATATTCGTGGTTAATCTGGAAAGCAACCACACAGCGAGTATTGTATTCCATGATACACGCACATAGGTTAACATTTCTCAATTATGCGGCTATACGCAAATAATAAACGCTGTCCTGCATCGTACCGTAAAACCCCCGAGCAACAAAATAATGAAACGAGAAAGTGAGGGTAACTTAATAGTTTTATAATAACTGCTTCGATAATGTCGCCTATGCGAGAGCAGTGAAATATGAGTTTGCAAGCACGGGATATCGCAGCCATCAGACGGGGGCAGGAAAAATATTGAAAATTGGAGTGGTAGGTATGTGGCAACAAATGCACTCACTAAATGCTGCAACATGCAGAAAAGGCGAGCGCACGGCCGGCAGAAAACAAGACCGCGAGCAACCGCGTTTATTATTTCTACGTAAAAATGGCATGTATGAATGTGTTCTAGGATGAAAACTCCTTGTTTAAcgaagaaatacagaaaaaaattggaggacgcttaagcttcgccttcaagagtggaacgcgacagcgttcccgtcgacccgccaaggggtgtaagacagtgggctacggcgcagcgactacgcgccccgcatcggacgcggtgagcgtcgagcagcgccgcgttcggcgcggcaacgaaatgtgcgcctgagcaagcgacgcacgcctgagccttagaaacagctcgtttctaaggcaacaccgcattcactagaggcgcttttgtaccgctttgaagcatcgaactcgtggctgagtggcagAGTCTCCgtgtcacactctggagaccctggttcgattcccacccagcccatgttgcaagttgttttttattcatgaagtgcctgcagggatttatcgctcacggccaacgccgacgacaccggcttttctgcgacacgagctccttaacgctgtcgcgttaatacgtCCGGCCGTGCGCTGCACGATTGCGCCTCCCGCACGGTGCGCGGGCACACGCCTCTTCGAAGTATCGAACAATACAGCACCATTCTTGAACAGGATAAGAGAGCGCCCGTATTCGGAAATTAATGTCGCAACTGGACTTGGTCAACATAAGATTAAGAATCGCCTGTAACGAACATGCCCGAGAGGGTCAtttcgtttccttcggcgcgtcaGCCGTTCACGTGAGCCACGCCAAAGCTATAAgtcgcatttctgaatacggcagTATAAATGCACTCACGCACTAGCGAGCGTACGCATACCCGTGGAGGGAGCAAATATTCCAATGTATGCACCAGATCAGGTCCCCGTGCGAGCGGGAACAGAGGTGAACCACACTTCACAAGTGCATCTTACTTTTCCGCGTAGTGTACGGTGTATTCCGCAGGAAGCTGTCGTGAATATAATAGTAGCTCCACTCAGTTTTCGCTTTCCCTTCCTTGCCGGGATCGCACCACTCTTGTGCGCCTTCTTTTTCTCCAGAGCTACGTTAAGCCAGCGGTCGCGGAAGTTCTTAAACTTCCCCGCTGCCTGCTCGCCTGCATGGTATGTACAAACACAATGACATGCTCACACATGTTCCCGAAATATTAGGAAAatttcaccaattactcacctagTCATGCCAAACTGTTGTCcaataatgtgccagcggttggcgcgcaggtCCTTATCCTTGAAATCGACGTTCGATTTATCATAAAGGCACGGATAATCACTCCGTCAGCCAGTCACAGacgcaaacaaaatcgtcgtcatgcgaccacTTCGAAAtgacgtcgtacttgatacctccggagcgtctgctgttcttgaagagccttttcgccggcggaagcgatgaggtgtgcaacggACACGGACAAAGTGTGTGgggtctgagcatttcactcttcaaaagtccgcggtacagttaATTTCcctgctgaccccgttttac
This Dermacentor albipictus isolate Rhodes 1998 colony chromosome 1, USDA_Dalb.pri_finalv2, whole genome shotgun sequence DNA region includes the following protein-coding sequences:
- the LOC135913559 gene encoding uncharacterized protein is translated as MLDTDEELLVTVNTIILICAVLVRRRRARKRTRRFRGRPIWRYRDTEGQAHTLLPRLRARDEGYFREYLRMPPSVFDTLLGLVRPLIERQATPLRDPISAHDRLAMTIRFLANGDTFRSLSYNFLTGRSTACEIVKQTTSALWDVLQSTYLRFPATSQEWLKIAADMEEFWHLPNCIGSIDGKHVHIQFPDNSASMNLNYKKTFSVVLLAVCDSHYKFTYVDIGHYGGEGDSGIFQRSPPLEVLEKGLLGIPQPRSIGSIGPIPYHIVGDEAFPLTPFMMRPYPRRELQKFRNDPAQRKEYLKRATFNYRLSRARRLIENAFGIMSSRWRILRRPFRASEETTQNIVKSCVVLHNFLLSSPQSRSAYSPPGFTDHEDWEGNIVEGSWRAGSDSLPGMGDLITMSGYHSTRTAMDVRNHLATYFMNEGRVPWQERIVTRAGIQEK